One Parachlamydia sp. AcF125 DNA segment encodes these proteins:
- the argS gene encoding arginine--tRNA ligase, with amino-acid sequence MPTLLHLLTEKFETAILSAFSDWDPHVPLPLEISQSTQAQFGHYQCNSAMKLAKILGAKPRDIATRILEHVDPNTSARRLIEKMEIAGPGFINITLDPAYLSQKLHRILSHSHLDIQLPIHKQKVIVEFSSPNTAKELHVGHLRSTIIGDCLARLFEFLGHDVLRLNHIGDWGTAFGMLIAYMKQETPHVLDGTEKTDLQHLVEWYKKSKERFDNNAEFKKKAQLEVVALQGGDPAALKAWEIICDISRKAYQEIYDLLDVKIIERGESFYNPMLADTVADLEAKGLVTISDGAKCIFLEGFQNREGAALPLMVQKSDGGYNYDTTDMAAIRQRTLEEKADRIIIVTDAGQSLHFQMIFQAAEKAHYLDRSKTRVDHVPFGLVLGPDGKKFRTRSGETERLIDLLLAAVKHADQLLLERSPEMAKEEREALAKTLGIAAIKYADLACHRTGDYTFSYERMLRFEGNTAAFLMYAYVRVAGIKRKIDPSLKIEEIKAPIVLEHPSEIALAVHLAQFEEALNQVASDLLPNRLTEYLYGLAEKFNAFFRDCRVEGSPQQNSRLQICEAVARTMKQGLSILGVQTVERM; translated from the coding sequence ATGCCAACCTTATTACACCTTTTAACCGAAAAATTTGAAACCGCTATCCTTTCTGCTTTTTCAGATTGGGATCCCCATGTTCCTCTTCCCTTAGAAATCTCCCAAAGCACGCAAGCGCAGTTTGGACATTATCAATGCAATTCGGCCATGAAACTGGCCAAAATATTAGGAGCCAAACCCAGGGATATTGCCACACGCATTCTAGAGCATGTCGATCCCAACACCAGTGCGAGACGCCTAATTGAAAAAATGGAGATTGCAGGGCCAGGCTTTATCAATATCACCCTTGATCCTGCTTATTTATCGCAAAAATTACACCGCATTCTTTCTCATTCTCACCTAGATATCCAGCTGCCTATACATAAACAGAAAGTTATTGTCGAATTTTCCTCTCCCAATACCGCTAAAGAGCTGCACGTCGGCCATCTCCGTTCTACCATCATTGGAGATTGCTTAGCCCGCTTGTTTGAATTTCTCGGGCATGATGTTTTACGCTTAAACCATATTGGAGATTGGGGAACGGCCTTCGGAATGCTGATTGCTTACATGAAGCAAGAAACTCCCCATGTCTTAGATGGAACAGAAAAAACAGACCTGCAACATCTGGTTGAATGGTATAAAAAATCTAAAGAACGTTTTGACAACAACGCTGAATTTAAAAAAAAGGCTCAACTTGAGGTGGTCGCCTTACAAGGGGGAGATCCAGCTGCTCTTAAAGCTTGGGAGATCATCTGCGATATTTCCCGAAAAGCTTATCAAGAAATTTACGACCTGCTCGATGTAAAAATTATTGAGCGAGGGGAATCTTTTTATAATCCGATGTTAGCTGATACTGTAGCTGATCTAGAGGCTAAAGGGCTCGTCACAATCTCCGACGGAGCCAAATGTATCTTCCTGGAAGGCTTTCAAAATCGTGAAGGAGCTGCCTTACCTTTAATGGTGCAAAAATCTGATGGGGGCTATAATTACGACACGACAGATATGGCTGCGATACGCCAGCGAACCCTAGAAGAAAAAGCTGATAGAATTATCATTGTGACAGATGCGGGACAATCTCTCCATTTTCAAATGATCTTCCAAGCAGCGGAAAAAGCGCATTACTTAGACCGTTCTAAAACACGCGTCGACCACGTCCCTTTTGGTTTAGTTTTAGGACCCGATGGAAAAAAATTCCGCACCCGCTCAGGCGAAACGGAACGTTTAATCGATTTGCTGCTCGCCGCCGTTAAGCATGCAGATCAGTTGCTTTTAGAGCGCTCACCAGAGATGGCAAAGGAAGAAAGAGAAGCCCTGGCAAAAACGTTGGGAATCGCTGCCATTAAATATGCGGATCTGGCCTGCCACAGAACGGGCGACTATACCTTTAGCTACGAGAGAATGCTACGCTTTGAAGGCAATACAGCGGCATTTTTAATGTATGCTTACGTACGGGTAGCCGGGATCAAGCGTAAAATCGATCCTTCCCTTAAAATTGAAGAGATCAAAGCTCCTATTGTCCTTGAGCATCCTTCTGAAATAGCCTTAGCTGTTCATCTTGCCCAATTTGAAGAAGCCCTCAATCAGGTCGCTTCGGACCTGCTACCGAACCGATTAACAGAATACCTCTACGGCTTAGCCGAGAAATTTAATGCCTTCTTTAGAGACTGCCGCGTAGAAGGCTCCCCTCAGCAAAATTCCCGTTTACAGATATGTGAAGCCGTTGCAAGGACCATGAAACAAGGGCTATCTATCTTAGGGGTTCAAACGGTTGAGCGGATGTAA
- the lipA gene encoding lipoyl synthase → MTPDKFELFSQPKSSKLNVLPANPEIPDPSRVVGLGRFPSWLHRQLPKGAELRQTGKIVSENRLHTVCEEAKCPNLLECWSKKTATFLILGKECTRNCGFCSIDFSKTPQAIDLNEPQRVADSVKQLGLKHVVITMVARDDLPDGGAAHLAAVVKEVRQQNPMSTIEVLTSDFSGNPYAWDLILAAKPDIFNHNIETVRELTPRVRHQATYDRTLSFLSYVKKHLTNSHTLIKSGLMVGLGETQEQVQATIQDLQQAGCAIITIGQYLQPHPQKLRVKAFVTPDQFKQYEQFGLSIGIPYMYCGPFVRSSYNANVVLQKAQESIHIHS, encoded by the coding sequence ATGACGCCAGATAAATTTGAACTCTTTTCTCAGCCTAAGTCCTCCAAGTTAAATGTTTTGCCTGCCAATCCTGAAATTCCAGACCCTTCGCGTGTGGTTGGCCTTGGCCGCTTTCCCTCTTGGCTGCACCGTCAACTTCCTAAAGGAGCTGAATTACGCCAAACGGGGAAAATTGTTTCTGAAAATCGGCTGCATACCGTTTGTGAAGAAGCTAAGTGCCCCAATCTTCTCGAGTGCTGGTCAAAAAAAACAGCGACTTTTCTTATCTTAGGAAAAGAATGCACACGCAACTGTGGCTTTTGCAGCATCGATTTTTCAAAAACTCCCCAAGCAATCGATTTAAATGAGCCTCAGCGGGTTGCCGACTCTGTTAAACAATTGGGCCTTAAACATGTGGTCATCACCATGGTTGCGAGGGACGACTTGCCTGATGGGGGGGCAGCCCACTTAGCGGCTGTGGTGAAAGAAGTGCGACAGCAAAATCCCATGTCTACTATCGAAGTGCTGACCTCTGATTTTTCTGGAAACCCCTACGCTTGGGACCTCATACTCGCTGCGAAACCAGATATTTTTAATCATAACATTGAAACTGTTCGAGAATTAACCCCACGTGTAAGGCATCAAGCCACTTACGATCGAACACTTTCATTTTTAAGCTATGTGAAAAAGCATTTAACCAACTCTCACACCCTAATTAAATCCGGTTTAATGGTGGGGCTTGGAGAAACTCAAGAACAAGTGCAAGCGACTATTCAAGACTTGCAACAGGCAGGATGTGCCATTATTACCATCGGACAGTATCTTCAGCCCCATCCTCAAAAACTGCGAGTCAAAGCTTTTGTAACTCCTGACCAATTTAAACAATACGAACAATTTGGCCTTTCGATCGGGATCCCCTACATGTATTGTGGCCCTTTCGTCCGTTCAAGCTATAATGCCAATGTTGTTCTTCAAAAAGCCCAAGAATCCATTCACATTCATAGTTAA
- the lpdA gene encoding dihydrolipoyl dehydrogenase, whose translation MFDTQKKFDVAVIGGGPGGYPAAIKAVQNGMKVALIEARQLGGTCLNRGCIPSKALIANAEILRKIKEAEKFGISVGSISFDYAKMVQRKDAVVEKVRNNLEELITSNKITLLRGYGKFTSERTIKITGQDNLEIYADKTIIATGSEPRSIPAFPFDYKRVHDSTSLLELTTLPKKIAIIGGGTIGCEFASLYAALGVEVILVEMMPRILPMENETVSSFLSKAFQKQGITIEANAKVQSIDYTEAGLNVSLAGNKTIAADIALVAVGRQLNTSAIGLEKTGVYVQENGLIKVDEHMETNIAGIYAVGDIASKWWLAHVASHQGLVAGNNASGVKATMHYNAIPSVIFTQPEIGMVGLSLEEALEAGYAATLSAFPFGALGKAQAAIQTEGFAQLVTDKKTGQILGAQVVGHEASTLVAEMGVAIANELTIESVADTIHAHPTVAEAWLEAALLANETPLHLPPKKKAGLLHDAR comes from the coding sequence ATGTTTGATACTCAAAAAAAATTTGACGTAGCAGTTATTGGAGGAGGCCCTGGAGGCTACCCGGCTGCAATAAAAGCTGTCCAAAATGGGATGAAGGTAGCCTTGATTGAGGCCCGTCAACTTGGAGGGACTTGCTTAAATAGAGGTTGCATACCTTCTAAAGCTTTGATTGCCAATGCAGAAATATTGCGCAAAATTAAAGAAGCAGAGAAATTTGGAATTTCAGTAGGCTCCATTTCTTTTGACTATGCAAAAATGGTTCAAAGGAAAGACGCGGTAGTAGAAAAAGTCCGCAACAATCTGGAAGAATTGATTACCTCCAATAAAATTACCCTTTTGCGAGGGTATGGAAAATTCACCTCCGAAAGAACCATCAAGATTACAGGGCAAGACAATCTAGAAATTTACGCAGATAAAACCATTATCGCCACAGGTTCAGAACCCCGCTCAATTCCCGCTTTCCCCTTCGATTACAAACGAGTGCATGATTCCACCTCTTTATTGGAATTAACCACCTTGCCAAAAAAAATTGCGATCATTGGAGGGGGAACGATTGGATGCGAATTTGCCTCTTTATACGCTGCGCTTGGGGTGGAGGTGATTTTGGTCGAAATGATGCCTCGCATTCTTCCCATGGAAAATGAAACGGTTTCTAGCTTTTTGTCAAAAGCCTTTCAGAAGCAAGGCATTACGATTGAAGCAAATGCCAAAGTTCAATCGATTGACTATACTGAAGCTGGCCTTAATGTTAGCCTTGCAGGCAACAAAACGATTGCGGCAGACATTGCCCTTGTGGCGGTAGGCCGCCAGTTGAATACATCTGCAATAGGCCTAGAAAAAACTGGCGTCTATGTGCAAGAGAATGGTTTAATCAAAGTCGATGAACACATGGAAACAAACATTGCGGGCATTTACGCTGTAGGTGATATTGCTTCCAAATGGTGGTTAGCCCATGTGGCCTCTCACCAAGGACTAGTTGCGGGGAATAACGCCTCTGGAGTCAAGGCGACTATGCATTACAATGCTATTCCTTCGGTCATTTTTACCCAGCCTGAAATCGGAATGGTGGGCTTGTCCTTAGAAGAAGCCCTAGAAGCTGGTTATGCTGCGACATTGTCCGCCTTTCCCTTTGGAGCCCTTGGCAAAGCGCAAGCAGCCATCCAAACGGAAGGGTTTGCCCAACTGGTGACAGATAAAAAAACAGGGCAAATTTTGGGCGCCCAAGTGGTCGGCCACGAGGCCTCCACGTTAGTTGCTGAAATGGGTGTGGCTATCGCAAATGAATTGACGATTGAATCTGTTGCTGACACCATTCATGCACACCCCACCGTTGCAGAAGCTTGGCTAGAAGCCGCCTTACTAGCGAATGAAACCCCGTTGCATTTGCCTCCTAAGAAAAAAGCAGGACTTCTTCATGACGCCAGATAA
- a CDS encoding dipeptidase, translating into MVQEHLTNLKNYFSENKPRILDEFFTFLRFQSISSEPEFRDSMHACVEWLKNYIQTLGFQTEIWKTDGHPILFATNLNAGPSKPTLLIYNHYDVQPIDPLELWESPPFEPEQRGQEIFARGAQDNKGQCFYVLQALKAMWEKEGQFPINIKLCIEGEEEMGSISLAKILPQKKQELKADYLAVVDMGINHPTEPAVTLGIRGIVTMDVEVSGSSFDLHSGSHGGIAYNPLHALSEMIAKLRDENGKIQVPHFYEDVGSLSANERSDLALNFHAEEYKRLFGAEATGGEKAFTPLERAWIRPTIEINGICGGYSGEGFKTVIPAKAYAKVSCRLVPNQDPQKIGQLVARYFEENAPQGIRVHVHLHEGGGNAVRANQQSKILKAFSKAYEEVFEAPCQYIFSGGSIPVVTKLAEASESEILLLGLGLPDDQIHAPNEHFGLDRLEKGFIIVFRGIELLGKS; encoded by the coding sequence ATGGTTCAAGAACATCTTACAAACCTAAAAAACTATTTTAGCGAAAACAAACCGCGCATCTTAGACGAATTTTTTACCTTTCTACGCTTTCAAAGCATTAGTTCAGAACCTGAATTTCGGGACTCTATGCACGCATGCGTGGAGTGGTTGAAAAATTACATTCAAACCCTAGGATTTCAAACGGAGATTTGGAAAACTGATGGACATCCGATCCTTTTTGCTACAAATTTAAACGCCGGCCCGTCAAAACCAACTCTCCTGATTTACAATCATTACGATGTACAACCCATCGACCCTCTTGAATTATGGGAGTCCCCCCCTTTTGAACCAGAACAACGGGGACAAGAAATTTTCGCAAGAGGGGCCCAAGATAACAAAGGACAATGTTTTTACGTCTTGCAAGCCTTAAAAGCCATGTGGGAAAAAGAAGGACAATTTCCTATCAATATTAAACTCTGTATTGAGGGAGAAGAAGAAATGGGGAGCATTTCCCTTGCCAAAATTCTTCCTCAAAAAAAACAGGAATTAAAAGCAGATTATTTAGCGGTTGTGGACATGGGGATCAACCACCCTACAGAACCTGCTGTGACATTAGGCATTCGGGGAATAGTGACCATGGATGTAGAAGTCAGCGGATCTTCTTTCGATTTACACTCTGGATCTCACGGGGGAATCGCCTATAATCCCCTTCATGCCTTATCGGAAATGATCGCCAAACTGCGCGACGAAAATGGAAAAATTCAGGTCCCCCATTTTTACGAAGATGTTGGGAGCCTATCAGCAAATGAGCGTTCCGATCTTGCTTTGAATTTTCATGCAGAAGAATACAAGCGCTTATTTGGGGCAGAAGCCACAGGGGGAGAGAAGGCCTTTACGCCTTTAGAACGCGCGTGGATAAGACCTACCATAGAGATTAATGGCATTTGCGGAGGCTATAGTGGAGAAGGCTTTAAAACTGTGATTCCCGCTAAAGCTTATGCTAAAGTTTCTTGTCGTTTAGTGCCTAATCAAGACCCTCAAAAAATCGGTCAGCTTGTGGCCCGTTATTTTGAAGAAAATGCCCCCCAAGGGATTCGCGTACACGTGCATCTTCACGAAGGGGGAGGAAATGCTGTCAGAGCAAATCAGCAATCAAAAATTCTTAAAGCTTTCTCAAAAGCCTATGAAGAAGTTTTTGAGGCACCTTGTCAATATATCTTCAGCGGGGGATCTATCCCTGTCGTGACAAAGCTTGCCGAAGCAAGTGAGAGTGAAATTTTGCTTTTAGGATTAGGACTCCCCGATGATCAAATCCATGCGCCCAATGAACACTTCGGTCTTGATCGCCTGGAAAAAGGATTTATCATTGTCTTTCGAGGAATTGAGCTCTTAGGCAAGAGTTAA